From one Melospiza melodia melodia isolate bMelMel2 chromosome 4, bMelMel2.pri, whole genome shotgun sequence genomic stretch:
- the LOC134418027 gene encoding proline-rich protein 2-like produces MGEGPGGPGKGLPGESQQRRQGRAAGSRPAQRRAMRARATGHGQEPPPRSPAENASTYRGCGARTGRAASPRRPRRAGCPGPSRNRAEPPPLRSRRKARRAHPPPAGGGPGPLRPAPRPPLRPPLRPPRAAGAARGARERRAHSVAETASRTPRPALRTPPPAHRPPHTAPRAPHTGPCTHSPPHTAPPTPRPAHRPLHTQPPAHRAPHTAPRAPHTAPRAPHTAPRTQRAWRAPQPAWERQGQRDVSACFL; encoded by the coding sequence CGGGGAAAGCCAGCAGCGGAGGCAGGGGCGGGCAGCCGGCAGCCGCCCAGCGCAGAGGAGAGCGATGCGCGCCCGGGCGACGGGACACGGGCAGGAGCCGCCCCCGCGCAGCCCCGCGGAGAACGCGAGCACCTACCGGGGCTGTGGGGCGCGGACGGGTCGCGCAGCGTCCCCTCGGCGGCCGCGCCGCGCAGGCTGCCCCGGCCCGAGCAGGAAccgagcggagccgccgccgctgcgCAGCCGGAGGAAGGCGCGGAGGGCGCACCCGCCCCCTGCCGGTGGCGGAccgggcccgctccgccccgcaCCCCGCCCACCCCTCCGCCCGCCCCTCCGCCCGCCCCGGGCCGCGGGAGCTGCGCGGGGAGCCCGGGAGCGCCGTGCACACAGCGTCGCGGAGACAGCGTCCCGCACACCGCGCCCCGCGCTCCGCACACCGCCCCCCGCACACCGCCCCCCGCACACCGCGCCCCGAGCTCCGCACACAGgcccctgcacacacagccccccGCACACCGCCCCCCCCACACCGCGCCCCGCACACAGgcccctgcacacacagccccccGCACACCGCGCCCCGCACACCGCGCCCCGAGCTCCGCACACCGCGCCCCGCGCCCCGCACACAGCCCCCCGCACACAGCGCGCCTGGCGggccccacagccagcctgggagcGACAAGGACAGCGAGATGTTTCTGCttgttttctttaa